Sequence from the Arthrobacter pigmenti genome:
CGGGTCTCATCGAGGTCATCGAATCCGATCACTGCAACGTCATCGGGAACCCGCCGCCCAGCTTCCTGCAGCACGCGCATGGCGCCCTGAGCCAGGGTGTCGTTGAAGCCGAACACAGCGTCGAAATCCACCCCGCGGTCCAGCAGATCGTGCATCGCCTCGGCACCGTTGGCCCGGTGCCAGGTGCCCGTGTAGGCAACGAGGCCGTCGTCGTAATCAATACCCCGTGCTTCCAGCGCCTGCCGGTAACCCTCCAGACGCAGCCCGGCCGAGCCGATAATCTCCCCCTCGTGGGCACCGACGACGGCGATGCGCCGCCGCCCGGTATCGAGCAGGTGTTCCGCCGCGGCACGGGCACCCTCGACGTTCTGCATGGTCACGTGGTCGCAGTTTCCGGAGAAGATACGCTCACCGAGCAGGACGATCGGCACCTCGGCGGTGACCAGCGCGGCGTCCTCCTCGCCAAGGCCGAGCGGGCTGAAGATCAGCCCGTCAGACATCCGCAGCCGTGGACTTTTCAGGACCTCCAGCTCGCGGTCGCGCTCGCCGCTGGTTTGCTCGACCAGCACCACAAGACCCTGAGCCTCAGCGACCGTGATGACGGCGTCCGCCAGTTCGGCGAAGTACGGGAGACGCAACTGGGGGACGGCGAGCGTGATTGCACCCGTGTGACCGGACCGCAGGCTTCGGGCAGTCAGGTTGGGCCGGTAGCCCAATTCGGCAATGGCCTTCTCGACCCGGGCACGCGTGGCCGGCCGTACATTGGGGTGGTCATTAATCACGTTCGAGACAGTCTTGAACGACACCCCGGCCACCTGGGCCACATCGTGCAGCGTCGCCGCCATCGGAATGTCCTTCTAGGGTTGGAGCCGGTGGGACACGCTTCAACGTGTCCCACCGGCAGAATATCGCGTTGCCACGCTGTCGAACGTCGGCACCCCGCTGAGTGGTGGGATAATCACGGAATAGCGGTGCGTAAAGGCGAATATCTCCGCACTCAGCGCTGGTGGGACGGTCCCGTTCGACTAGCGCCGGGCGGCGCCCGGAGTCCTTACCGTGAGCTCGACGGGCCCGGTAACAGAGGTGCCGTGCGCATTCGAGAAGACAGCCCGCACCAGCAAGCCGTCCTGTTCCGTAGCCAGGTGCTTCAGTGTCAGCTGCGAACGCCGCAACCCGTCGCGGGCATTCAGAGTCTGCGGCTGGTCTTCCACACGTTGCCACGTCGCGCCGTCGTCGGCAGATGTCTCCCACTTCGCCACCGGCGCTGGAGTGCCGGACGCCTCCGCCCGGAACGTCGCCTTACCCCCCACGACGGCGGCAGCCGGCTTGGGCGCGATGGTCGTCGCGGGAACGTCC
This genomic interval carries:
- a CDS encoding LacI family DNA-binding transcriptional regulator, whose product is MAATLHDVAQVAGVSFKTVSNVINDHPNVRPATRARVEKAIAELGYRPNLTARSLRSGHTGAITLAVPQLRLPYFAELADAVITVAEAQGLVVLVEQTSGERDRELEVLKSPRLRMSDGLIFSPLGLGEEDAALVTAEVPIVLLGERIFSGNCDHVTMQNVEGARAAAEHLLDTGRRRIAVVGAHEGEIIGSAGLRLEGYRQALEARGIDYDDGLVAYTGTWHRANGAEAMHDLLDRGVDFDAVFGFNDTLAQGAMRVLQEAGRRVPDDVAVIGFDDLDETRYSLPTLSSVDPGRQEIAETAIKVLMERIKNPAGPAPREIITKFTVVARESTASSAA